The DNA segment CCATGCCCGCAAATCCGCTGCTTCCACCAGGAAAGGAAGCACAATTCCttacctccttcctcctttctcctccctgtcCCAAGGTATGTTCTATAATTTGTTTAGTGTCTTTTCTCAAACTTTATTTTTGATGGTGGTAGaatacacatagcataaaattgACCATTGTAACCACTTTTAAGCCCACACCTCCAGGGCATTAGGTGCATTCATGCTGTTGTGTAACCAACACCACTCCAGCTCCAAAATCCCCTTTTCATATAAATCTTCCTTTTGCCTTTGATAGATGAATTTAATCTATGACTGTTTTCCCTTATATCCAGGTAACTGGTGGGCCACTGGTTAACTACATATGCCTTTGAGTTATTCTTTGACACTCGAGACCCCCCATGGGAGGCCAGGCTACTGGGGAGGCAATGGGGTGTGGGATGTTTTGAATTGGCAGAAAGCAGTAGAGGGGCCTGCCATTGCTAAGTGTCTATGAGACACCAGGCACGTACAAGACATATGAACGATGGGATGTAATTATTCACTTCACCTAGTGTTATGGAGTAACCACATGGAGTGCTAAGGAGAATTCAGTCAAGTTTTTCACACCCACTTCTCACCTTTGGAGCCCCTCAGTCCTCATGTAAGGATAGAAAGCCTTCGATAATTCCTCTCTgggccttttttttccccccagagccAGAAATCAGTCTTGGGATTCTGAGCCAGTGACTCACCTTCGTGTGGTTTTGGAGGCACCTGGCAGACCTTGGTCCCCGGCGCTCTGCCCGTCACACTCACCCTTTCGCTCCACTCGGTGAGGAACCAGCTCTTGGCACAGGGTCCCATGTCGCAGTTCTCAATGTCATTCGGCCGGAGCTTCATGTTGCATTCCTCATCGTCAACCACATCCCCGATATTGCTCACACACTTCACATCACGGGTCCTCTGTCCCACGCCGCAGGGCACTGAGCACTGAAACACAGCACACTGACATCAGGGGAACCAGCAGCTTCAGCTCTGGGAGAGAATCGCCAGAATGGAGCCAGCAGCCTTTGTGACCAGCCCCATGAGACTGAGGCTCTTTCATGCATGTCACCATCTGGGGCAGGGATCTGAGCCCTAGAAACAATCCTTTCCTACAAGACCTTCTTAGATGCCTCGCCtactgtaaactaaaaataaaatcctaagcctccCAGCTGACTGAGTGggcctcctcttggccaaggagaccccagagaaacctttaAAACTGATTTCCTGGCCATGACAGGATGGGAGGCTGGACACACCCTGTCATACTGCCTCCCTTTTGCAGTCgagacacaactgaccagcattaatgttaaGAGAGACATCATAAGACTGACAGAATGGACTCTCTGTGGCAACAAGATAGCAAATTATAAACAGGACCCAATGCCATGgcaggcaagggttaagtcatgCGCCTCTGCCCTTAAAGAATACACTATGTTCTAAGTTGCCTAGGAGGAAGATCTTAGGATTCATGGCTTACATCCTGTTTTGAGTAAAGAATATTATTGTCAGTCTCTCCCATTTTATTGTGAATTCTTCAAACTGTTGACACACTGATTAATATGTAACCTGTGGACATTGAAGAGGACActggtttgtttggtttgtttccgAGTCATAAAGTTTTGCTGAGTTATTTCTCACTCATGAAGTTTTATTGACTGTCCTGCACTTAAAACATTTTAGCCTGTATGTCGTCATCTGTAGCCAGTGATTGCAACCTCTGTGCTGTACCCTCCAATGAAAAAGACAACTCCGATTCCAGGGGTCCCCCTCTCCTCTCCTAAACTTTCTTCTAAAAGCCTTTCAACTTGTAACAGACTTTGGAACACGCCCAACATTGTTCGTGTGTCTTCTTGGGTTGATCCTTACATTGgcttccaataaatattttatcaaattatttctgccttaatagTCTTAATTTTGACAGACACTACTCTATTCTTCCAGGCCTCCatcttttcatctataaaatgggtggGGAAAATTAGAAGGAGTTGGCTCTACCAGCAGTTGCCAACCTTCACTTCACCATGACTCATAAAACAGATGAGGCCAGTATCACAGGGCTCCCCTGGGCTCACCCATAGTTGGCTGTGGGCAGCATACACTATCCTAAACTCTATTCAACTATTGGTACATCCTGTGGTTTGCAAAAACAGCCATCCAGACTCCCACAGGAGGGATGGGTTCCCTCCTGTGGAACTCAAGGTTACCCATCTCAGGTCTTGGTGGGCTGGAGAGTGTGGTGGGAGCTGGAGAGGGAGCTATGGAGCGGGCTGCCCTGCCTGCGTACCGAGGTCCAGTCAGTCCGGATCTGCCACTCGCTGCAGATCTTGAGTTGGCAAGTGCTGGTGGTCTCGGGCTTCTCCAGGTGCTGGCAGCGGTAGGGCTGCACTGTCAGGCTGCGGTTGGCGTACACCTGGCGGCACAGAACCTGGCGGTGCTGCATGCCCAGGCCACAGGTCTTGCTGCACTCAGACCACTCCCCGATGTCCCAGCTGGTTCAGCAATGAGAGAGCGAGAGTAAGAGACAACCTTCAGTCAACAAGAAGTGAGCGTGAGCCCGCACCAGCGTACACAGAATCATCAGAATCACCGTGGGTGGAGTTTCTTACTAGAGCATTGCTTAAAAGTCAgcctaggccaggcgcggtagcgcgtgcctgtaatcccaggactttgggaagctgaagtgggaggatggcttgagcccaggagtttgagaccagcctggacaacatggcaaaacccgtctctacaaaaaataccaaagttagctgggtgtggtggtgtgtgcctgtagtcccagctacttgggaggctgaggtcggggtatggcttgagcctaggagattaaggctgcagtgaaccatgattatgccactgcactccagtctgggcaacaaagcaagaccctgtctcaaaaaaggaaaagaaaaagaaaaagaaaaagaaaaagtctgccTAAGGGTCATCTGACTCTGTAAAGGAAGATAAATTTGCTTGACACTTGACATGGTATTTACCAGTGATTAGGGCCTAGATTCTATAAAAAGttacagaaaactgaaaaggtacaaatgatttttatctaataaaaaaaaccctccaaaggTTAGCGTTATTACCCTGTAGATCATTAACTCACTTTTGCTACTAACTTAGAAATCTTATTctagtattctttatttttcattaacaaTTCCCACATCAGTTTCATAAACCCTCCTCTGTCATCTGCTCTGTTATTAGGTTAAACAAGACATCAGCCCATGCTCATCATATACTTGGatgagaattatatttttattagtctgAAAATTGGGTTTTGACCCTCTTAGGGCCCTTTCCCCTTGTTCTTCTTCAAGTGTCCCATTTATCATTCAATAACCAGttcaaggccaggcgtggtggctcacgcccataatcccagcactttgggagcctgaggtgagcAGACCATTagtgctcaggagttcaagaccagcctggccgacatggcaaaaccccgtccctacaaaaaatacaaaatttagccaggcgtggtaatgtgcacctgtagtcccagctactcgggaggctgaagcgggagaattgcttgaacccaggaggcggaggttgctgagatcgtgctactgtactctggcctgggcaacagagctagactccgccaaaaaacaaaaacaaaaacaaaaaaccaaaacagttcAAGACCTCTCCCGAGACACTTTTCTTGGCCTCTCCAGGCTGATGTTTTTGTGACTTGCATTATCCTCTTTCTGTAAACAGCTCACCTACGACACTAACTACACCGGCTTCTCATTCTTTGCTTCCTCCTTTGTTTTCCTTACCAGGCTCAAACCTAATTGCTCCAGCTTTGCCAAGGGTGGGCTTCCCAGAAGTGGGTTGACTTGCTAAAGACTATCAGCTCCTGAGTTAATCCTGAAAGACAGGTATGCCTGCTAAACAGACTGCATTTTATGCATGGACCAAGTCTTGGATTTCTAAATTAGATTTAGACTGACTTATATCTGCTCCTAGAGTCCTGTGCTCAAGCGACCTGAAGTGACCTGGTAATAGGTGACCTAAAGGGAGGGGCCATCTTACAAGGCTGGGCAAGGGAAGATGTTGCAGGGCTCCTCCTCGGGGGTCGGCTTCATGCTGGAGTCACAGTAGCTCTCAGGAGCCTCTTCATGAGTGCTTCTGTGCACACAGCGGAAAATAGGGTACTGCGATCCTGCAACAACAGGAGAATATCTGAAGGACAGTCCCACACACTGGAAAGTTGGGCTATGGGTGGAGATGCACAGAGATTCGGGTGCTGATGAAGAGAGGGCACGGAAACAGTGAGGacaattcacacacacacgcacacttacACTCCCCCTTCGTTTGAGGGTTTACAcacacctacctcacagggtctTTGCTAGGCACTGTGGGGGTACAAAGAAGAACCTGCCTTAAAAGGGAAATGATTATAGACTGAACACAAACAGTAACTTTTCTAAGGTTCTCTGGAAGTGTCAAAGAGAAAGTGTCCTGAAAGGGTCAAGCTTTATTCTAGAGAAAGAATTGGGCTTGGGTAGACGTGTGCCTGTGTATTTTGGAGGGAGGGGGCTGTCTAGGTCATTAAAGTGGAATGAAAGTACCTGCATGACAAAGTAGCCTGCTAGACCAGGTACATTTTAAGGGACAGGTTGAAGTGCAGAAGTAGAAGATTCAAGAAAGGGCAGAAGAGCAGCTGCTTCCCCCTTTGGCAAGCATCTTACACATTCTTCTAATAAAGTACCCATCCAATGGTATTTCAGTGATCTGAACATATGTCTACTTCCCATGAGACAGTGAGCTTCTGAGGGACAgggctaccttttttttttttttttttttttttgagacagagtctcgctttgtctcccaggctggagtgcagtggtgcaatcttggctcactgcaagctctgcctcccaggttcacgccattctcctgcctcagcctcctgagtaagctgggactacaggcacctgccaccgcgcccagctaatgttttgtatttttagtagagatggggtttcactgtggtctcgatctcctgaccttgtgatccgcccgcctcggcctcccaaagtgctgggattacaggtgtgagccaccgcgcctggccagggctACTTCTTAATCTCTGTAGCCCCAGTACCTAGGAGAGTAGCAGGTGATCAACAAATGACTGTTGAATGAATGTTGGAATGCTGTTGAATGAATGTTTATAACagttgtagtttttttgttttactttcactGGATTAATAAGGATACATCTACTTTTGATAAAAAGTCAGAATTTGTTAAATGGAATGTCTaactctcaattaaaaaaaaaaaagctgattcaattctgccttcctctctctgctGCCACCTGGTGGCAACACTGAGCTATTACTAATGGACGTTTATAACGTGAGACATGTAACCCCTGAACCTGACGTCTGAACAAACCACGGGAAGATCCTTCTTCACAAATAACTGTCTTCCCCACAGTCCAGGCCAGTATACAACTCCTGCCGGGAAGAATGTTGTACTTTATTCTACACCTCTGTCTTATCTCTGTTGCTAATTGGCCAGGCATTCATACTTTCTGAAGCTCCAACTCCTTACAATTTTAACTGCAGCATAGGGGCTATCTTTTAACATAAACGTCTCAATATTTCATCAGTCATGAAACTGTTTCAGTGGTTTTTCAAGCTTATCTTGTATGACACACTGAGCCAGAGGGTAGTAAGAAACTTGACAGTTTGCAAGACAGTGTTGAATCTGAAACAATCATTTGTTTAAATTACCCGGCAGTAAAAATTTACAGTGTGGCTATAACTTGAgaccattatttaaaataacataccaATTAAGCACAATTATTGGCTGAGTAAAAGGCAGTACTGACTGTAAAGTTAATGGGAAGCAAAAACTTTTTGTGGAATTAGTTTGTCCAGCTACAGATCTCCTTCCATTAAATAGAAcagatttttaattaaattcaacaaacattaagtACACTGTGCAGTTATAAAGGTGAATATAAGGTTCACAGCTTGCAGTGGGGCTCAGCTATTAAGGGATTAAGTAAAGGTCTTATTTAGCCTATTCCTTTTCCTTCAGACCATGTGGGTTTAGCTTTTCCACTTAGATGTTTGTGGATAGGAAAGCAAAAGGAACTATCTCAACCACTTGGCACTCAAATAAGGGAGAAATcaaatttttttaatcagaagGATACAGGCTACCATAGGAATGTTCTGTGTCTTGGGAAGATAGGTCCTGCTGGGGTTGTCTAGCATCTGGCCGCTGCTTGTCTTCCCTTGACATTTTATGGCGTTTATGGACATCGTCCATGGTCCAGTTTCATGGAAATGAACTCAGAGGCCCTCTGGCTCTCTGAAGGTGGGAAAATGCCAGAtctatacatcttttttttatttttttgagacggagtttcgctctgtcacccaggctggagtgcagtggcacaatctctgctcaccacaacctccacctccgggttcaagcgattcttctgcttcagtcttgcaagtagctggggttacaggtgcctgccactgcgccctgctaatttttgtgtttttagtagagacgtggtttagccatgttgtccaggcttatcttaaactcctgacctcaggtgatttgcccaccttggcctcccaaagtgctgggattacaggcgtaagccactgcgcctggcccatatcTACAATTCTTGAGTCTAGTGACTGCAGTGGTTTCTTTCTTTGGGTCAGTTTTAATATCTTTAGAAAGGGAGACAGCACCTGGCCACCTCCCATTGTTCAAGATTGCAATTCAATTATTCCTCTACTTGCTAGCAAGCAGGAACAAGgtggtgaggtcaggagttggctGGGCTTCAGGCAGCAGGAAAAATATCCGGGATCAGTTCGGTTGCCTTCTATGCGGACATGTTGATCAAAATAGAAATATGTCATGTTGAAGGGGGGAACTGTACATGGGTAATTAGCAGATAATAAATGAAGTCAGTGAATTCAGGGGCTAGTATAGAGGTCAGTGGGACATTATGGAAGAgagacaaaataaagaataagaaaaaattaaatgactctAGACTTGGAACTGTAGGAATCAAATGAAACAAGCAAAGAGTTTGACAGAGGCCTGATCAATGGCTGTGTGAGTATGGACCACTCTTGGATGCCAGCAACAGGGCCCCTCCCTGAGATGGTGATATCACAATGCTGGAAGCACTTTGACAAAGGGAAATTCGACCATGAAAAGCACAGAAATGTGTGGTGTGGATAGCTCCACCAGGAAGGACTAGAGAAGGGTTTGAACGAGGGTATGTGTGAAAATACACAATGGGATCACAAGGGGAAAGGACTTATTCTGTGCATAAATGACTTGGACATTGCTGGGAGGCTTGGGATTTCCTGGTCACTTGCCATGACTGCTGATGGCCATTAGATGAGCTCCATATCTGTGCCTCTGCATTGCCTCACCTACCCTGCATGTCTGGTGCCATCACCGCCTGGGAGAGAGCAAAGGAGAGGCCTCCATGGGGCAATGCCACTTGtcacatgaaagaaaaaggaactagGATtgccagagaagggagagatgggAAACAACACATCCCTAGGTTTGCTTTATTTCCAAGGCACCGCTTCAGTATCTCTTGGGCCTGAGAACTGGTGCCATTTACTGGGTAAAGAACAGATAGACATGTTGCCTCAGACCTTCTGAGTGGCAGATgctgagagtgtgtgtgtctgtgtgtgtgtgtgtgtacatgcacacatgGGTGTATATGGGCTAAATATCGAAAATGGGTCTTGTGCATGCTCAGTCCAATACCTCACACTCTTATGAATCTGTGCGTGTGTTTCCGCAATGCAAAGGACAGAATATTAAACAAAATCATATGGAAATCtagagaaaaagattttttttttttttgggacggagtcttgctctgtcactcaggctggagtgcagtggcatgatcttggctcactgcaacctccacctcctgggttcaagcaattgttctgcctcagcctcccaagtagctgggattacatatatgcatcaccatgcccagctaatttttgtatttttggtaaagacagggttttgccatgttggctggttggtcttgaactccagacctcaagtaatacacctgccttggcctcccaaaatgcttcgattacaggtgggagtcaccatgcccagccgcttATTCAGTTTCTAACAGGTAAATCCACATGTTTTATGCTATGTTGACAGAACACGGGGCAAAGGCAATAATAGACTTGTATATCTAGGATACAATAAAGATGTAAAATCTACCCTTAAGTCTTTTCTAGTAGCTCGTATATTCCACATGTGAAATATGGTGATGATATATTCGTTTTTTCAAAAAACACaggagtgcctactgtgtgctcgCTATGatgccaggtgcagaggctgcAAAGTGTATATTCATGGAGACAGCCAAGCCAAGCAGGGTGGGACAGAAATGTGTCCTGAATTGCTGTGAGGTCCCAAGGATGAAGTGCCTACCTGTTCTTTGCAGAATCAGGAAGGTTTGCAGAGGAGGCGGTCTCAGAGCTTGGAGTATGAGCAGGACTTTACTGGCCAGATACCAGAGTGTCGTAAGGGAGGGATACTAGCATATAGTGAGGTAGTAACAGTTATGTTTTGCTTTCAGCCTATCAAAActttactttatttaaatttcaacTCCATATCTCAGTGTGGATCACACAGCTGGGGATGGATTGTGGGGACAAAAACTGGAATGTTTGGTTATGAGTTTGCTCCATTAGAGAGATGTGGGAGCACCTGAACCAGCACATGCGTTTGCCCTCATCTCATGCTGCTTACAACGCAAGGCCTTATGGGCTCTGGACAGGGTGACAGAGAATCTTCTCCACATGACACTGTTGGTAGAAAACCACACAATGacaatttttatcctttttatgaCTTTCCCTGTTTTCACCTAGTTCTGAGTGTATCTGGGTCCTTTGATGGGCGTCACACCATTACCTAAAGGTAgaatatttcaataataatacatttttatcttgGGTTCCTATATCATTTACGTTATATAGTGCTTACCTCTATAATATCATGGAGTCTCACCAAAATGGTTTTGGCCTTAATGCAGAAATATTTCTAGCTTTCTGCCTCTGTCAAGAcatattttataagcatttaatTTTTCCTCACAAAGTATATAAAAGAAGTTGGTCCAATGAATCTACAGTCCAAATTCTTTGCACATTTATTAAGTATGAGCATAATAAAATTTGCACAATAAAACCTCTATAAATCAACACTCCAGTTACCAAATCATTATGGAATCGCAGAGGTTCCAGGCAGGAAAAGCTCCAGCCCCCAAGAAGAACCAAAGACCTAAATTCTAGTCTCAAAAGCCACTAAGTCAACGCTcttatgaaaaagataaaaactttaGAAGTTGTCATGAGAGATTTTTCAGTGTGCTAATTTTGTGAGACGTTCCAGACTTTGTACTCTTAGATACAagtaccaaaagaaaagaaaagaaaggaaaggaaaggaaaagaaaagaaaagaaaagaaaagaaaagaaaaaaaaaaagaaaagaaaaaaatccacccCAAACCAATGCTCTGGGATATCACACAGTTCCCCAGTTTGCGGAGATTTCTGGGGGATACAGCCTTCCTGTTTCTTTAGCAACCTCCCCTCAAAGAACAGCTGTTTCAGGGGATCAAACAGGACTTTACTACAAACGGGAGGCTATTATCATATATATGAAGGAAATTATAACTACACAGTTCACAGGTGTATCTTTGCAATAAGTCAGCTTGAAACAGAAGCAGCACTGATTCCAACCTGGAAATCAACCTGGTATGGAATGTCAGATAAAGGGTTTCTGGACACCACATTCCACATCTATCTTAACTTCAGAGTTTTCAAGGAAACGGGACCCTGGGTCCACTTCATCATCCTGATGTGACCCCTGTAACACTGCCATGTTTTGCTTTCAGCCTATCACAACTCTGCTTTATTTAAATTTCACCTAAACTGTATCCTTCTCCCAAATCCTACAactctatgttttcttttgtttggagaGACACCCCATGCTTCCTCTGGTGTGTGGACTCCCTTGTTGTGAGGGGTCAATAAAGCTGACTTTGTTGGGCTTCAGGTTTGTCTTTGGTGGTCCTAGCTGATCAGGTTAGAATAATGGATGAATACAGGGTTGGGATAGTATGGGAGTTGTGAGTGTTGGTCAGTGTAAAAGCCAGCTAACTAACATGCCAAGCCCCCagagtatgttttattttattctttttttcctgaaatcctGAGATTTGAGAATGAGTTTCAGCTGGGATTTGTGTAAGTCTTCCACAGCCCTGACTCGGAGATTAAATTTTAGATCTTGAAGTATGTGAGTGTATTCTGTTTATTAGTGAATATATGTACGCAGCAGGCCGGAGTTGCTCAAACCCCTCACATGCCAAAGACAGGCCCTTGACCAGCTCCTGAGAGAGAACCTCTAAGCCCTTGGAATATGCCACCTGATAAGAGTGTTTTTTTATGCCTGAGGTCTTGGGCCCCGTGGTATTGGTTTGGCTTCTGGGGTGGTAAAGGGAGAGTAGCTAGTGTCGCTCATGTGGGAGCTGTGTACCTAGATGAGAGACTCCAGTAAAAACCCGGGACACCAAAGCTCGGATGAGCATCTCTGGTTGGCAGTACTTGGCATGTGTTCTCAGTCTCTGAGTTACATCA comes from the Theropithecus gelada isolate Dixy unplaced genomic scaffold, Tgel_1.0 HiC_scaffold_15850, whole genome shotgun sequence genome and includes:
- the LOC112617039 gene encoding thrombospondin type-1 domain-containing protein 4-like; translation: DPFNGQLVTEGRSQEEGEEKGRNEEKEDLRGEAPEMFTSESAQTFPVRHPDRFSPRRPDNLVPPAPQLPRRSRDHNWKQLGTTECSTTCGKGSQYPIFRCVHRSTHEEAPESYCDSSMKPTPEEEPCNIFPCPAFWDIGEWSECSKTCGLGMQHRQVLCRQVYANRSLTVQPYRCQHLEKPETTSTCQLKICSEWQIRTDWTSCSVPCGVGQRTRDVKCVSNIGDVVDDEECNMKLRPNDIENCDMGPCAKSWFLTEWSERVSVTGRAPGTKVCQVPPKPHE